From Punica granatum isolate Tunisia-2019 chromosome 1, ASM765513v2, whole genome shotgun sequence:
CATTCTGTCCAGGTTGTGAAACATTCTGCTCCGCACCCGAAACATTCTGATTGATAGCTGACAAAAACATATTCCTCGCAAACTGCTCTATAATGTCTGATACGTAGCTCAGCTGGTAGAGCTTGTTAGCCACCTGTCGAGAAATTAAACATTAGCTTTCATTCCAACTCCCAGGCAGAAAGTTGAGAATTTTAGTGCAAAAAACTTATCGTAAGTCAATAGGCCACATAAGTTTCCGTACCAATCGAATAGCTTTAGCTCGGATTTCCTCTTGTCGGTGTATAGCACACTGTCAATCAAAGGCAGGAGTATCTTGAGTGGAAAAGAATTCttaaccaaaaaatatataatgaacaaaaaagaatatcaTCAGCACTTGTTTGTTTCTTTAAGTCCCTCCATTACtgtaaaaagaagaaaacaatcaCAAAGTAGGCAAAGATAGACATCTTCAATTTATGCCTTCCCACATACTCAAAGCCACAAAAAGAGACTCCAAATGCTCCACTTACCTGCAAAGCTATATCCAAGCACGATTGGCGATAATGTGGACGCCCCAAAATCAAGCTCCATACAGAACCAAGACCCTGAGTGACCCGATCGGCATCCCGCAGACTTTTTCCCCGATCATCAGAAACATCAGAGAAGCAGATATCATCTAATAACTTCAACAAAGAACTAGGCAACAATGGAGCTTCCCCAAGAAGCCGGCTGAATGACTTGTCCGAGGGTGGAAAATGATCGAGCAAAGATTTGGCcttcaaggaaaattaaaccACAAAACAATTCATATAAAGTTCACCACAGACGTAAAGAAATATGAGAGATCAGTTCACAGAGTTGACAAACTCTTACCACTGCCAAGAGGAACTTTTCATATATAACTTCAGCAGAGTTTGGGACATCACTGGAGGCGGCTAGGAAATGGAGATGGTACAGGATATGCAAAACAAGCTCGTGCCCCTGAAACATGAAGTGATAcgatgattaattaataatgttATTACAGAAAGGATGACTCAATCCATTAAGTGTGTAATCTAGTATGTGTTGTGCCAAAGTGCACCTCTAGGGGATTACTATGTGCTTTTTAAACAAGTACGTGCAATACATAATTCATATGAGGAGCTGACCTGATTAGATACACCTTTTTCTCGGCCAATCTTATACCCTTTCAATTTGATTCTGAAACATATTTCCTACAACTATACTATCTAAACTGCAAGTCGACTTTCGCGAGCACATTTCTGACCTAAAAGTTTTTTGACAGACATGTCTTGCCCATAGGAAGATAGAACAGTAAACAAGGAAATGTGTTTTGATGAGAATCCAGGGcaatttttgtgttttttgaTGAGCCAGAAGGCCGAAACGCAATCCAGACAAATTCAGTTTTTGCTATTAGTTTAGGTTTAACAAAAGATAAATTACTTAATTTGAAGGCCGAATTATAAGAAACTTTTTGCCACTAAGGCTATGATTCTTCTCCTTTTAAATACATCATCCTCCCATATATCATATTTCAAACTTACTATAACTGAGCCTACCAATCAAAGAGGAATAATAGATAAATGAAATAAGTGATGAATCCTCAGATTTTAAGCAGCAAGTACCTTCTGTAATTGGTAATCTTCCAGGATATGTCTTTGCAGCACCACTACTAGATCATCATCAGCATCAATCTAAAACAAGACACAAGACATGAATCATGGAACAACTCATATATAGACCTTCAATAGACGAGCCTTCTCAGTACAATCACCGACAGAGGCACTTCACCACTAGAATCTGCAACTTGCACTGTTGCTTGGCAGATGCAAATGTTGAAAACACAAGGATCACCAACATCATCTAAGAAGAGCTTTCTATGCACATGGTACTTATATCAAGTGACATCTCACTTGCATGAACTCACTATCAAGTGCCTAAAACTGAGCATCAGAGCCATTTTACTAACAAATTCATCGCTGAAAATTACTATCCCTAAACTTCACATTTCATTTTAGTCTTAGCTGCTTATTAATGAAGAGATTGAGAAAGTAGTGCATCTCAAAGAAGACAGAACCACAGCCTGTTTATTCACGAAAACCTATGCAGCTACCGCAATATAATTTGGAATACCTAAAGAAATATCTAAAGCCAGAATAAACGGGACTAAAGGAATACAGAGAAGCACGTTAATACCAATCTGCTTGAACAAATAAAAGTTTGGTTTTCCATATTCCAAGCAGAAGAAGATAACAAGTCCCATAAGTAATGAGAAAAGTacaaggaagaaaagaaagcagCCACAACTTTTGTAAAGGGAATATGCACAACAAACTATCAGCTTATTTAAAGCAActgaatttattattaccaaattttcttaattattcttACTGATATAAAATCTTTCTAATCAGTGTGTTAACATAATCAAAGCATCACTTAAAAACATGCATGTAAGTTTAGCAAAATACTCCAAGGACATAAATCAATCCACTCAAAAGACTTTCACAACAACAAACTCATTATAGGAAGTTGCAATAACCACCTACAGAGTAGTTCAGCCTCAAGAAACTGAAATTCCTATAAAATGTTAGAGATACCTGAGCAACCAACCGAGCAATTAATGATATCCTCATGTcttcacattcttttccagtAAGGTGCTTGTACGATTCTATTATCCGCCTTACTGACAACTTTTGCACATTAATTTCCTGTTCTCTGATAAGTTCAACATATGGAGGAACAGTAGGTAGTTCCTGTACCGTATCTTCCAACACAGAAGGGCTTTCAGCTGGAGAATGTTGCTCCATTTCTTCAATATCTGTCATCTCAGACTCATGCGGCTCCATAACCTCTGCCTTAGCTGCAACTGAATCATTTTCATCCATTTGTCTTGGAGAAAAGGGAGAATCTGATGAAAATTTGACCTCAATAGTTTGGGCTTTATCCTTAGCATCATCAGGAACCTCGACTTCAGGAGTTTGCTTGATAGTTTCGGAATTTGAAGCATATTCAAACGTGTCTTCATCAGTCTTGATTTTTGGGATGGACGGCATTATAGGAGTTTTACCACTGATTGCAACAGCTGATGGAGGAGGCTTACTCACACTAGAACTCTCCCAGTCTGATTTTGTAGCAACAGACTCATCCATATTTGGTGTAGAAGGAAGTTCAGCTGGCAATGCTAGTCGTGGATCATGGCGACGTGGATCCTGAAGAAAATAGTAGGAAAGATAAGTTCAACATACAACCATACTCCCAAGATCTTTGCCTCTGACACCAAAGCAGAGAGATGAGGACTGGACGTTTTCTTCTCTTCCCTGGTAAGAGACTCCATGTGTAGTTCATTCTAGCCCAACAGACATCCTACTTGCCCATGGAATCAGGTAAGGCCAGGCCCTCGCACTAAGCCCATTTGGGCGAACATATCATGTTAAAAGAGCGAGTTGAGCCTCTCCTCTCTGCTCCTTACCACTTCAGACAATGACTCTATCCataatatagaaattatattattgttgtgcTTCAGGCTAGTTTGCTGAGAGAACCAGCTGGCTCAGACTGgtttttataaattacaaattagaTTGATCATATTGCTAGTCAGACATTCGTACTAATGGACAAAGGAAAACAAACGGAGAACAAGAGGGAGACAACACAGATGAAAAAAGGTGGGCTTACCCTCCGTGGATCACGCCTAGACTCTGCTGGTGAATTACTAACAGCAGTAGTTGCATCAGAATACAGAGAACTTGTTGCAGGTGCATAAGGATGCGGCACTTGTCCAGTGGAAACTTGAATtccatgcagtgcagaaatttGGGATGGAAGACTTAGAGATCCAACCTGTGGGGTTGCTTGCGAGGTCCCAAGCCTTGTTAATGGTGGAGAGACTTTGGGCAGGTGCTTCATATTCGTTATTACAATATCTGCCAACATATCAGGATGCATTTTTGTAATGAGAATTTCAAGTGACTCAGCACCTCTTTCCCCTTCAGCCAGCAAAGCACCAATCATAGCAATCATTTGTTCAGCCGGCGTCAACTCGTCACCATCAAATGCTGGAACATTAGGGGAGTCCTCATTCGCAGAGAGAGAACCATTCATTAAATCAGTGGTTTGAACAGGCAAAACAGGATTGGCATTGGAAACCATAGCGAGTTCGCTTAGAATGCATTTCATGATTATTATAGGAAAAATCGTCTTCCTCCTGATGGAGAGACCTTTTCTTCATTATATCCCCAGGAAAGGGCGTCTGGATGGTTAGGTGATCATCCTGACGGTTATGGAAAGTTGTTAGAGAAATCCAACAAAAAGCTGATTGTGTTTATTAAGCTTATAGCCTATAATAATAATGGAATTCATCAATTGGTCTATCAAACCTTAGTTATACGGAAATCACGAGAAGCTCGCTCAGCACTTCTTAGGAGCTTATCAACTTGTCTAATGGCTTGTTCAGCAGCATCTCCAGCATTCATTGCTCGTAGAGCCCTAAGTAATCTCTCCCTTGACTGAAAGCGAAATGAAACCAAACGAATGAATCATGAGCCAGAATTGGCTGAAAGAGAGTTCCTTTGAATAGATTTTATAGTTTCAACAGACAGGCCAGGAAAAATGCTGAGCGGCTATTACTAACTGAAAATTTACCCTTGACAACCCCAGGATAAATAGTCAAGAACATGAAGTTTTactgataaaagaaaaactgcaTTCATTTGAACATCAAAGCAGCACTTTGCAGAGATGCTTGAAGAAACAAACCATTTGAAGTAAAACTGTAACTTATACGAGAGGAGAGTACAATTAGAGCAAGATCCACATATATAGATGAACAAATGATTCTGAGTCTCACAATCAAAAACCATTATCCCATTATCATGTTTTTGACTATTAAATATACAGTAAAGAGAACAAAATGTATATCTCTTAAAACACGGCTAAATAGTAAAAGGACTGTACCTCTACAATTGGAGGATATGTACACCTAAGAAATCCCAAAAAAGCAGTTCTAAAAGAATATTGAACGCTGGGAGCATGAAAACCCTTCGCCGTCTGAAAGTTGAGATTAAAGTCGAGCAATACTGAGAAGATTGTGCTGAAGTACTGTGGCCTCTTTCTAGCAATAGCTGCAAGACTGTCAAagagaaaatttcaaaagcattAGGAGTACAATAAAGGACAGGATGCAAATTTAACCCCCTGCATCGCAAAAAAGGATGTAGGTGCCAACTGAAAATATGGTTCATTAAAGTAAGAAGAACCATAGATATGATTATGTGCAACATATTGTAAGAAAACCACTATCAAAGGTTACTCTTCCCAAAAATGCGCATTGTCAAAAGGGGGAAGAAATGGAAGAGTCGTGACGAGAACATCAGAATCATGAATCTTAACCGATAGACATGCCTGATCCCATCCTATGTTGAGGATGTTGCAGAAGCATTGGAACAAAGCCATTAAGTCCTAGAGGACAGGGGTAGTCATGAATGCAATGAAAGAGATGTTCCGGCGCATAGTTATGTTGCGCATtctctacactcccttttaAATGACTGGTAAGATGCATCCAGCGGCATACTAAATCCATTTTATCTCCGTTACATTAACGATAACTACCAGCCAACTCATAGCTCCTAATGACATGCCTGACTGTGTCTTAGGAGGCTCCATAGTCCATTCCATCTGACAGAGACTCAGCTAGATTGACTTCCAATTAGACAAACACAGAACCAACTCAGGACTGCCATGAAGCATATGCCTGAGGAAACTAACAGAGCCGGACATCAAATTCCTACGTTGCAAGAGCAGTCTATAACAACATTGACTAGTCATAGTTTAACTTTTCAGACAGAACCCCACGTAAGAAGGTTCAACATTATCGTTTACTGATCCAATAAGACTTTGGAGGATGCATCTGCAAATTCAGCTCCCTCAATATTTCACCAGTATTGTGAATGACAAATTATGAACCATCACCATAAGGTatcaaaaaaaatccaaatatgCAATTCAGAATCCATAATACAATTAGAGTAGTGAAGCAAGTAGTGCAGATACTCAAAGAGAACCCCAGGTACTGtaactttaaaaatatttcgtTATCGTGATAATGGAGCAAAGACTCCTATTTGTTTCTTAGGCTTTTAGAAACAATGCACACCATATCTTGCGATTTTAGCAACAGCAACTTAACAAACCACATCCTTCAACTTCTTTTATCAACATCATGAACAGAATGCAGATCACGCACTTAGAATTTATTTACCCCCGCACAAAACAGGGGTTTCAAACTACAGCAAGTCATTTTTGTTTTGCTTTGAGAACAATTTACAAAATActtataaaaagtaaaagtaatTTACAAAATCGATAGCACAAGTTTGCCAGAACTCTACCAAATCATCTGACTACATGTCCAATTTCGActcacaccaaaaaaatacaCTGCGTAGTTGCTCCCTTTGAATGAAATATAAACATTTGACACCAACTGGGAAAATATGCATCTTCTCTAGCAGTTTACGAATTTTGTTGACGACCAAAATAAGCAGAAGGAAGACATGTAATCTTCGCAAAAGCCGAATTTTCACATGAGCCTTTGCAAATAATGGATAATTACAGGGCATATTGAAGACAACTGCATTCCGTATGTCAGTCCGCTAAACATCTCATGCACAAGTGTGTTTTGCACAACCTTGGAATAAACTTTGCTATGGTAAGCTGCAGATATTGCGTGTTTAGACAATATACTATGCGCTTTTAAATTACATTTCCCATGGGACTTTTATCCCAACAAACTGAAGAAAACAGAAAGGTACATAGTTTGGTTATTAAAAAGTCAGATTTCAAACTAAACTACCaaaactttgatttttttttttaattaaaaaaatgatcaaGATAGAAGTAGAAAGGATATCGGCCTCAGCTTCACCCTTAGCTCCCTTATCAGATGGCAAAATCAACCAGTGAGCTCTCTTACTACTTTTGCCCAAAGATCAGAATTCTGCTGGGTGCAAATTTTATCAAAGTAACTGAAATTAAACATTGAACAGAACGTGATGTTCCAAAAACACACTTAATACATATCATGCAGAAGCACAACTCGATAGGAATGAGGAGGCAGATGGCAATTTAGACGTTTCTGTGGAAATTGACTCATATAAACCGACCATTTTCATGTTTCTCTTGGCTTTGAAAGGCAAACAAATCTAAACAAAAGATTTGTAGATTTGATGGCAACCAGAGAGGGAAAAAGTGAGCCCAGTatgaaagagaagaaattCCTGTATAAAGTACTCTCAATCATTATGGTATAAAATGTGTATAATCTGTTATCAAGGATTTATATACATAACCAGCTGCAGGCAAATGCAGCAGATATAAATGAAAGAATGTTATATTTTATGGCCTAGCTGACAGTTTACAAGGCATAATTGCTTCCTTTAACTGCAAAGTTTCTATCAGCTTAAGTAGTCCAGTATCACATTGTCTAGCTCAGGTACTCCAAGTTTCAGAACCAGCGAAGGCAGCAGTACTTGAAGCCATCAACTCCTTAAAGGATAGCTCGACAGCACACTGCAATAATATCAGGCAAATGCAGAAGGCGTTGTACTACCTGTTCCAAGCCTCAGTTATCCCTCCAAATTAAGTGTGTAAAACAGCAGGCAAACTTCATTTTATCTCTAAATTAACATTTTAAGGCCTTTGTAATCTGAAGCTATTTAAAGACATCAGCAGAGCAGAAAGTTGCCGTGCAGTAGAAACTAAAAAGTTAATGCCATGCACGCATCAAAATTATAAGTATATCACTTTCTttgcaaaaaataaaggaaaccACAACCAAATCACCCAGAATCGCCTTTTATGCTTCAAACTAAAGCTCCCTAGTACATCAGCCAGTAGAGTGAAAACAATAATTCTGACAATTTTATCAGCTACCCCTTGTGGCTGGCATTTATGGAGATGCCTCATTGGAATAAAGAAAATGCTGGCCTCAAAAGGAAAAGTTGCCATCCAACAAACAGCACCGAGCTAATAAGTGTAGGAAGCAAAGAACAACTTATACAACTACATCTTCTAAAGGATTGAGACAATTGCTGATCAATCTTGTATACACAATCAAGACAGATGCATACTACAAAAGAGTCTGAGGATCCCTATGCCGTTTATTGACTATAGCAAGCTCTCAAGCAATCCACCAATTGTCTAAACCCTTGCAAGGTCAATGTCTAGTAGAAATCTCAAACACTTTCCCAGAACTAATTTCATCAATCATTGAAAACAGAGCGATCTACTTAATTTGCCCAAGTCCAAGTAGTTGAACATAACAAATTCAGGTTAGACTACACAGAAATCATCACAATAAATTCAAATcctaaaataatgaaaattgcAACTGCACGCCAATCCAACAAGGACTCTCCTACAGAAATTAAGATGGCAGACACGGATGAATTTAAAATGTCAGGGCTCCGCGAACAGGAGAAGCTAGTTCAACTATATATGCAACCTAAAAGATCAAGCATACATGCCAAGACAACAACTCGACACCATGATTTACCAACAAGAAAGAGAATGCAATGAGTGTTTGATTCAACTAAATGAAAGGAAGCCTCAATCCTTAACTTTGCCATATGTTTAACCAAATAATAGAGTCAGTATTTAATATGTCAGCGAGCCTAATCAAGTCATGAAGGAATGTAAACACACATGCACGGTGGTGTCATGACTAGTGTATTGTCATACTTGAAGATTAACAAAGCCACGCTAATTAGCAGTATAATTTGGATCATAAACTAACTGTAGTTTGTGAGCTCACCAATTGACAATGGTAACTGTCAGACATCCTGGAAGACTACTAGCTGTTTTGAGCAGATCGAATAAAGTTCCAACGATCCTTTTCGCTTCTGCTATGTACACAGCTGGATCAAGAACAGGGTGGCCTCCAACTAGCCATGAAACATTAAATACGTGTCTGCTCCCTATTACAAATAATGATACACATTGAGTCAGCTCGTCATGTCACGATAAGAGAAAAATGAACATAAAAGCACAGTCAACCTTGACGAAACACAACTTAAACGTCCTAGCAGAATGTTAACACTCtcattttggaaaaaaagagaCAAAAAGTACCTGCGACCACAGGTCTTCCAGAATCATTCTTGTCAGGTGAGAAAAGTGAAACATATGTCTCCAAGAATTTTAACGCCAACAGTCTCGTACGAA
This genomic window contains:
- the LOC116186944 gene encoding LOW QUALITY PROTEIN: uncharacterized protein LOC116186944 (The sequence of the model RefSeq protein was modified relative to this genomic sequence to represent the inferred CDS: deleted 3 bases in 3 codons), coding for MASRDQALSLLAAANNHGDLAVKLSSLKQVRDILLAVDPSLASELFPYLAELHPSSPQSLVRKSLVEIVEEIGSKAMEYLAVLMPVLLALLRDADPDVAAQSVISGTKLFSGILEEMAVQMHHRGKVERWLEDLWTWMVKFKDDVYTIAIEIGPVRTRLLALKFLETYVSLFSPDKNDSGRPVVAGSRHVFNVSWLVGGHPVLDPAVYIAEAKRIVGTLFDLLKTASSLPGCLTVTIVNCLAAIARKRPQYFSTIFSVLLDFNLNFQTAKGFHAPSVQYSFRTAFLGFLRCTYPPIVESRERLLRALRAMNAGDAAEQAIRQVDKLLRSAERASRDFRITKDDHLTIQTPFPGDIMKKRSLHQEEDDFSYNNHEMHSKRTRYGSNANPVLPVQTTDLMNGSLSANEDSPNVPAFDGDELTPAEQMIAMIGALLAEGERGAESLEILITKMHPDMLADIVITNMKHLPKVSPPLTRLGTSQATPQVGSLSLPSQISALHGIQVSTGQVPHPYAPATSSLYSDATTAVSNSPAESRRDPRRDPRRHDPRLALPAELPSTPNMDESVATKSDWESSSVSKPPPSAVAISGKTPIMPSIPKIKTDEDTFEYASNSETIKQTPEVEVPDDAKDKAQTIEVKFSSDSPFSPRQMDENDSVAAKAEVMEPHESEMTDIEEMEQHSPAESPSVLEDTVQELPTVPPYVELIREQEINVQKLSVRRIIESYKHLTGKECEDMRISLIARLVAQIDADDDLVVVLQRHILEDYQLQKGHELVLHILYHLHFLAASSDVPNSAEVIYEKFLLAVAKSLLDHFPPSDKSFSRLLGEAPLLPSSLLKLLDDICFSDVSDDRGKSLRDADRVTQGLGSVWSLILGRPHYRQSCLDIALQCAIHRQEEIRAKAIRLVANKLYQLSYVSDIIEQFARNMFLSAINQNVSGAEQNVSQPGQNEQAEGEIGSDKTTFSGSEVSETVTSDTESARSTQALGQSSSVSFLEAQRLISLFFALCTKKPNLLYLVFETYGQAPKTVKQAVHRHIPILIRALGSSHPELLYVISDPPQGSENLLTLVLQILTDETIPSPELVAAVQHLYETKLKDVSILIPMLPSFSKNEVLPIFPRLLDLPPEKFQKALAHILQGSAHSGPALTPAEVLVAIHNIVPEKDGIPLKKVMDACSACFEQRTVFTQQVLAKALNQMVDQTPLPLLFMRTVIQAIDAFPTLVDFVMELLSKLVSRQIWKMPKLYVGFLKCVAQTQPHSFRVLLQLPPPQLESSLNKYAHLRGPLAAFASQPSVRASLPRPTLSVLGIATEPNSQQPHHSSALPPETSSSVRGATMT